The Streptomyces aurantiacus genome includes a region encoding these proteins:
- a CDS encoding SCO1431 family membrane protein — MSTTSATAGRVRTRTGGPEDNGPKILEHVMGWTFVLVLAMFVTQLGLL, encoded by the coding sequence ATGAGCACGACCTCTGCCACCGCCGGACGAGTCCGTACCCGCACGGGCGGACCCGAGGACAACGGGCCGAAGATCCTCGAACACGTCATGGGCTGGACCTTCGTGCTGGTGCTCGCGATGTTCGTGACGCAGCTCGGCCTCCTCTGA
- a CDS encoding Lrp/AsnC family transcriptional regulator, producing the protein MEELDRHIVQLLVEDGRMSYTDLGKATGLSTSAVHQRVRRLEQRGVIRGYAAVVDPEAVGLPMTAFISVKPFDPSAPDDIAERLAGVPEIEACHSVAGDENYILKVRVSTPHELEELLARLRTLAGVSTRTTVVLSTPYEARPPRI; encoded by the coding sequence ATGGAGGAGCTGGACCGCCACATCGTGCAGCTGCTCGTCGAAGACGGGCGGATGAGCTACACCGACCTGGGCAAGGCCACGGGCCTGTCCACATCGGCCGTGCACCAGCGGGTACGCCGACTGGAGCAGCGCGGCGTCATCCGCGGCTATGCCGCGGTCGTCGACCCCGAGGCCGTGGGACTGCCGATGACGGCCTTCATCTCGGTGAAACCGTTCGACCCCAGCGCCCCGGACGACATCGCCGAGCGACTGGCCGGCGTTCCGGAGATCGAGGCCTGCCACAGCGTCGCCGGCGACGAGAACTACATCCTCAAGGTCCGCGTCTCGACACCCCACGAGCTGGAGGAACTCCTCGCGCGCCTGCGCACGCTGGCAGGGGTGTCCACCCGGACGACGGTGGTCCTCTCGACACCGTACGAGGCACGGCCACCGAGGATCTGA
- a CDS encoding glycoside hydrolase family 18 protein produces the protein MLTSLRPRVRFRALLSTVCCAVLGAGLLAGAGTATAATAPDRAAAPAAAGSKVVGYFTEWGTYDRKYLVKNIQTSGSAARLTHINYAFGNVTGGKCAMGDNYAATERTHTAAESVDGVADTWDQPLRGNFNQLRELKKKNPNLRVLWSFGGWTWSGGFTEAARNPAAFAQSCYDLVENSKWADVFDGIDIDWEYPNTCGLTCDASGRAAYKNLMSAVRARFGGSALVTSAIPADATAGGKLDAADYAGAAQYVNWYNPMTYDFFGAWDATGPTAPHSPLNSYTGIPKAGNHTSATIAKLKGMGVPASKLLLGIGFYGRGWTGVTQATPGGTATGPAAGTYEQGIDDYKVLKTKCPATGTVGGTAYAKCGNNWWSYDTPSTIAGKMNYKNAQGLGGTFFWELSGDTSNGELIKAIN, from the coding sequence ATGCTCACCTCGCTCCGCCCCCGCGTCCGGTTCCGGGCGCTCCTGTCCACCGTCTGTTGCGCCGTCCTCGGCGCCGGACTGCTCGCCGGCGCGGGTACGGCCACCGCGGCCACCGCGCCCGACCGGGCCGCCGCCCCCGCGGCGGCCGGTTCCAAAGTCGTCGGGTACTTCACCGAATGGGGCACCTACGACCGGAAGTACCTGGTCAAGAACATCCAGACATCCGGCTCCGCGGCCAGGCTGACGCACATCAACTACGCCTTCGGCAACGTCACCGGCGGCAAGTGCGCGATGGGCGACAACTACGCGGCCACCGAGCGGACCCACACCGCGGCCGAGTCGGTCGACGGGGTCGCGGACACCTGGGACCAGCCGCTGCGCGGCAACTTCAACCAGTTGCGCGAACTGAAGAAGAAGAACCCGAACCTCAGGGTCCTGTGGTCCTTCGGCGGCTGGACCTGGTCCGGCGGCTTCACGGAGGCGGCCAGGAACCCGGCGGCCTTCGCCCAGTCCTGCTACGACCTGGTCGAGAACTCCAAGTGGGCGGACGTCTTCGACGGGATCGACATCGACTGGGAGTACCCCAACACCTGCGGTCTCACCTGTGACGCCAGCGGGAGGGCCGCGTACAAGAACCTGATGTCGGCCGTCCGCGCCCGGTTCGGCGGCTCCGCACTGGTCACCTCGGCGATCCCGGCCGACGCCACCGCCGGCGGCAAGCTGGACGCGGCCGACTACGCGGGCGCCGCACAGTACGTCAACTGGTACAACCCGATGACGTACGACTTCTTCGGCGCCTGGGACGCGACCGGCCCGACGGCGCCGCACTCGCCGCTGAACTCCTACACCGGGATCCCGAAGGCGGGCAACCACACCTCCGCGACGATCGCCAAGCTCAAGGGCATGGGGGTCCCCGCCTCCAAGCTGCTGCTCGGCATCGGCTTCTACGGACGCGGCTGGACCGGAGTCACCCAGGCGACACCCGGCGGCACGGCGACCGGCCCGGCGGCGGGGACGTACGAGCAGGGCATCGACGACTACAAGGTGCTCAAGACCAAGTGCCCTGCCACCGGCACGGTGGGCGGCACCGCGTACGCCAAGTGCGGTAACAACTGGTGGAGTTACGACACCCCGTCGACCATCGCGGGGAAGATGAACTACAAGAACGCGCAGGGCCTGGGAGGCACGTTCTTCTGGGAGCTGAGCGGCGACACGTCGAACGGTGAACTGATCAAGGCGATCAACTAG
- a CDS encoding phosphotransferase family protein, with translation MATAPRPRTTTRDPQELARRLTGWLNGRLPGATAVDVRVPASNGLSSETLLFDIEHPEPPVRTCALRLAADPAAYTVFPVYDLPRQYRTMRLVADRTDVPVPRVLWLEEDPAPLGAPFFVMERVEGRVPPDVMPYTYEGNWLHAASDAERERLEAASVGLLARLHDQVPVGEAGFLRTPGTGSPLRDHVDGQRAYYAWVVDGLSRSPLIEDAFERLDALWPRDEGAAVLSWGDARIGNVIYDGFEPAAVLDWEMAALGPREVDLGWMIYLHRFFQDLTVSFGQRGLPGFLRRDRVEARYAELTGHTPRDMDFHILYAALRHAVVMLRVAYRQVHFGEASVPADPDTLILHHDSLRAMVQGSYGD, from the coding sequence ATGGCGACAGCACCCCGTCCGCGTACGACGACCCGAGACCCTCAGGAACTCGCCCGTCGGCTGACCGGCTGGCTCAACGGACGTCTGCCCGGCGCGACGGCGGTGGACGTCCGGGTCCCCGCCTCCAACGGACTGTCCAGCGAGACCCTGCTCTTCGACATCGAGCACCCCGAACCACCCGTCCGGACCTGCGCGTTGAGGCTCGCGGCGGACCCGGCGGCGTACACCGTCTTCCCGGTCTACGACCTGCCGCGTCAGTACCGCACCATGCGGCTGGTGGCCGACCGCACGGACGTCCCTGTGCCGCGCGTGCTGTGGCTGGAGGAGGACCCGGCGCCGCTCGGGGCGCCCTTCTTCGTGATGGAGCGCGTCGAGGGCCGTGTGCCGCCGGACGTCATGCCCTACACGTACGAAGGGAACTGGCTGCACGCGGCGAGCGACGCCGAGCGTGAGCGGCTGGAGGCGGCCTCGGTGGGCCTCCTCGCCCGCCTCCACGACCAGGTCCCGGTGGGCGAAGCCGGATTCCTCAGGACGCCCGGCACCGGCAGTCCCCTGCGCGACCACGTCGACGGCCAACGCGCCTACTACGCATGGGTGGTTGACGGACTGTCACGCTCGCCCCTCATCGAGGACGCCTTCGAGCGGCTCGACGCACTGTGGCCGCGCGACGAGGGTGCGGCCGTCCTGAGCTGGGGCGACGCACGCATCGGCAACGTCATCTACGACGGCTTCGAACCCGCCGCCGTCCTCGACTGGGAAATGGCGGCACTGGGCCCGCGCGAGGTCGACCTCGGCTGGATGATCTACCTGCACCGCTTCTTCCAGGACCTCACGGTGAGCTTCGGGCAGCGCGGGCTGCCCGGCTTCCTGCGCCGCGACCGGGTGGAGGCGCGCTACGCCGAACTGACCGGCCACACACCGCGGGACATGGACTTCCACATCCTGTACGCGGCCCTGCGGCACGCCGTCGTCATGCTGCGGGTCGCCTACCGGCAGGTGCACTTCGGCGAGGCGTCCGTCCCGGCGGATCCGGACACACTGATCCTGCACCACGACAGCCTGCGAGCCATGGTGCAGGGCAGTTACGGGGACTGA
- a CDS encoding acyl-CoA dehydrogenase family protein, which yields MPDRAPQPVDRQLPTDEARDLISLVRDIAQREIAPKVAEEEDAGRFPRETFTLLSESGLLGLPYDAEYGGGDQPYEVYLQVLEELAAARLTVGLGVSVHSLACHALANYGTKEQQAEHLPAMLGGGLLGAYCLSEPSSGSDAASLRTKAVRDGEDWVITGTKAWITHGGVADFCTVLARTGGEGARGITAFLVPGDAEGLSAAVPEKKMGMKGSPTAQVHFDAVRIPDDRRIGEEGQGFAIALSALDSGRLGIAACAIGVAQAALDEAVAYAGGREQFGRPIADFQGLRFMLADMATRIEAGRSLYLTAARLRDAGRPFARQAAMAKLFCTDTAMQVTVDAVQVLGGYGYTTDFPVERYMREAKVLQIVEGTNQIQRMVIARHLAGPESR from the coding sequence ATGCCTGACCGCGCCCCGCAGCCGGTGGACCGTCAACTGCCCACGGACGAGGCCCGGGATCTGATCTCGCTCGTCCGCGACATCGCGCAGCGTGAGATCGCCCCGAAGGTGGCCGAGGAGGAGGACGCCGGACGCTTCCCGCGCGAGACCTTCACCCTCCTCTCGGAGTCGGGACTGCTCGGCCTCCCCTACGACGCCGAGTACGGCGGCGGGGACCAGCCGTACGAGGTCTACCTCCAGGTACTCGAAGAGCTCGCCGCCGCCCGCCTCACCGTGGGCCTCGGGGTCAGCGTGCACTCGCTCGCCTGTCACGCCCTCGCCAACTACGGCACCAAGGAGCAGCAGGCCGAGCACCTCCCGGCGATGCTCGGCGGCGGCCTCCTGGGTGCCTACTGCCTCTCGGAGCCGTCGTCCGGCTCGGACGCCGCCAGCCTGCGTACGAAGGCCGTGCGGGACGGCGAGGACTGGGTGATCACGGGGACCAAGGCCTGGATCACGCACGGCGGAGTCGCCGACTTCTGCACGGTGCTCGCGCGGACCGGCGGCGAGGGGGCGCGGGGCATCACGGCGTTCCTGGTGCCCGGCGACGCCGAGGGGCTGAGCGCCGCGGTGCCCGAGAAGAAGATGGGCATGAAGGGCTCACCCACCGCCCAGGTCCACTTCGACGCGGTGCGGATCCCCGACGACCGGCGCATCGGCGAAGAGGGGCAGGGCTTCGCGATCGCCCTGTCCGCGCTGGACTCGGGACGGCTCGGCATCGCGGCATGCGCCATAGGTGTCGCCCAGGCGGCCCTGGACGAGGCCGTCGCCTACGCAGGCGGGCGCGAGCAGTTCGGGCGGCCGATCGCGGACTTCCAGGGTCTGCGCTTCATGCTCGCGGACATGGCGACCCGGATCGAGGCCGGCCGCTCGCTGTACCTCACGGCGGCCCGGCTGCGCGACGCGGGACGGCCCTTCGCCCGGCAGGCGGCCATGGCGAAGCTGTTCTGCACCGACACCGCGATGCAGGTCACCGTGGACGCCGTCCAGGTGCTCGGCGGTTACGGCTACACCACGGACTTCCCCGTCGAGCGGTACATGCGCGAGGCCAAGGTGCTGCAGATCGTCGAGGGCACAAATCAGATCCAGCGGATGGTCATCGCCCGTCACCTCGCGGGTCCCGAGTCGCGCTGA
- a CDS encoding TetR/AcrR family transcriptional regulator has product MSNSPQGGADRPGARGTDRSSARRAELIVIGRKLFADTSYDALSMDDIAKQAHVAKGLIYYYFRSKRGYYLAIVQDSVAELIARAAGGLELPPEERVHRTIDGYLRYAEHNQAAYRTIICGGVGFDAEVHAIRGSVREAIVETIAEGAYGRRKVAPLPRMALLGWLCSVEGSTLDWIDHYGLPRDLMRELLVKTLGGTMRAVEELDASYPAPRAARRDT; this is encoded by the coding sequence TTGAGTAACAGCCCTCAGGGCGGTGCCGACCGCCCCGGAGCCCGCGGCACCGACCGTTCCTCAGCGCGCCGTGCCGAACTCATCGTCATCGGGCGGAAGTTGTTCGCCGACACGTCCTACGACGCGCTGTCGATGGACGACATCGCCAAACAGGCGCACGTCGCCAAGGGGTTGATCTACTACTACTTCCGGTCCAAGCGCGGCTACTACCTGGCCATCGTCCAGGACTCGGTGGCCGAGCTGATCGCCCGGGCGGCCGGTGGACTCGAACTGCCCCCCGAGGAACGGGTGCACCGCACCATCGACGGCTATCTGCGCTATGCCGAGCACAACCAGGCGGCGTACCGCACCATCATCTGCGGCGGCGTCGGTTTCGACGCCGAGGTGCACGCCATCCGGGGGAGCGTGCGGGAAGCCATCGTGGAGACCATCGCCGAAGGGGCGTACGGGCGGCGGAAGGTGGCCCCGCTGCCCCGGATGGCGTTGCTCGGCTGGCTGTGCAGCGTGGAGGGGTCCACCCTCGACTGGATCGACCACTACGGCCTCCCGCGTGACCTGATGCGCGAGCTGCTGGTGAAGACACTCGGCGGCACGATGCGCGCCGTCGAGGAACTCGACGCCTCGTATCCGGCTCCGCGGGCCGCCCGCCGGGACACCTGA
- a CDS encoding peptidase C39 family protein has product MTRAEQPSRRNVLAAAVAAATAGAVSPAAAAEPTARTAEAPATASSKAPSALVDNRAWLSYKDWLEGTAEGTRAVAGARPGLEIRTPEGRIDHTDPHTGATSTWEYARWTSPVHRLGVPSTEVIPSWNARTPAGTWLQVELRGTYSDGTDTPWYVMGRWAAGDQDIKRTSVDDQSDGRSSIWTDTFSIDDAASGLRLVSYRLRLTLYRKPGSKVTPTVWRLGAMGSDVPDRFTVPASAPALARELRVPRYSQEIHKGQYPEYDNGGEAWCSPTSSQMIIEYWGRKPSAQDLAWVNPEFADPQVCHAARFTFDHQYAGCGNWPFNAAYAATYKDLQGVVTRLGSLTDLETLIAAGVPAITSQSFLASELTGAGYGTSGHLMTVVGFTADGDVIANDPASPDNDAVRRVYRRREWENIWLRTKRYNAAGKVVSGTGGVCYLYFPASPTARQRRALAEVGVR; this is encoded by the coding sequence ATGACCAGAGCCGAACAGCCGTCCCGCAGAAACGTTCTGGCCGCGGCGGTGGCCGCGGCCACCGCCGGAGCGGTGAGCCCGGCGGCCGCCGCGGAGCCGACGGCCCGCACGGCTGAGGCACCGGCCACCGCTTCGTCGAAAGCACCCTCCGCACTCGTGGACAACCGTGCCTGGCTCTCGTACAAAGACTGGCTCGAAGGCACCGCCGAGGGGACCCGTGCCGTGGCGGGGGCCCGTCCGGGCCTGGAGATCCGGACGCCCGAGGGGCGCATCGACCACACGGACCCGCACACGGGCGCGACCAGCACCTGGGAGTACGCGCGCTGGACCTCACCCGTCCACCGCCTCGGCGTCCCGTCCACCGAGGTCATCCCCTCCTGGAACGCGCGGACCCCGGCCGGCACCTGGCTGCAGGTCGAACTGCGGGGCACGTACTCCGACGGCACGGACACCCCCTGGTACGTGATGGGCCGCTGGGCGGCCGGTGACCAGGACATCAAACGGACCTCGGTGGACGACCAGAGCGACGGCAGGAGCAGCATCTGGACGGACACCTTCTCCATCGACGACGCGGCCTCGGGGCTGCGCCTGGTGTCGTACCGGCTGCGGCTGACGCTGTACCGCAAGCCGGGGAGCAAGGTGACGCCGACCGTGTGGCGGCTCGGCGCGATGGGGTCCGACGTCCCGGACCGCTTCACCGTCCCGGCGTCGGCGCCCGCTCTCGCGCGGGAACTGCGGGTGCCGCGCTACTCGCAGGAGATCCACAAGGGCCAGTACCCCGAGTACGACAACGGCGGCGAGGCCTGGTGCAGCCCCACCTCCTCCCAGATGATCATCGAGTACTGGGGACGGAAGCCCTCGGCGCAGGACCTGGCCTGGGTCAACCCCGAGTTCGCGGACCCGCAGGTGTGTCACGCCGCCCGGTTCACCTTCGACCACCAGTACGCCGGCTGTGGGAACTGGCCCTTCAACGCCGCGTACGCCGCGACGTACAAGGACCTCCAGGGCGTGGTGACGCGGCTCGGCTCGCTCACCGACCTGGAGACGCTGATCGCCGCCGGTGTCCCGGCCATAACGTCCCAGTCGTTCCTCGCGTCCGAGCTGACGGGCGCCGGATACGGAACCTCGGGGCATCTGATGACGGTCGTCGGTTTCACGGCCGACGGGGACGTGATCGCCAACGACCCCGCGTCGCCCGACAATGACGCGGTGCGGCGCGTCTACCGGCGGCGCGAGTGGGAGAACATCTGGCTCCGTACGAAGAGGTACAACGCCGCCGGGAAGGTGGTCTCCGGCACCGGCGGTGTCTGCTACCTCTACTTCCCGGCCAGTCCCACGGCCCGCCAGCGCAGGGCCCTCGCGGAGGTGGGCGTCCGCTGA